The proteins below come from a single Halictus rubicundus isolate RS-2024b chromosome 13, iyHalRubi1_principal, whole genome shotgun sequence genomic window:
- the LOC143360258 gene encoding uncharacterized protein LOC143360258 — protein MLAKILNKSHEGVEEIKNEGYGKFNIKFKTGNHANQFVKTENKDLQEIKVFIPKFRITRKGLIKGFSTDCEIGDIKKYTDSPVPILEARRLNRKTRNLQTGLWEWIPSESIVITFEGTNLPDYIKLYNLIHTPVELYIEPLKICYNCFKTGHTTKFCRSEQICKNCGNPGHNLSDCPTTDAPTCAHCRESHQTLHPSCSTFQTTKEINKQMSLLNISFYEAKQIVTRTNPEIKPKSVQNNKENYPPLRSQSQNHILQLKAIGGQQAPASSSTPTKAWTQSTTENNYLRKVTTTAPVQQQRPIYNPHGNNPEIRQNSSPSIIRTTTITKKISNPPNTVVRTHSPPNTKPSPVIKQYKPAPSTSSKP, from the coding sequence ATGTTAGCCAAAATACTTAATAAGAGCCATGAAGGagtcgaagaaattaaaaacgaaggatatgggaaatttaatattaaatttaaaacaggaAACCATGCTAATCAATTTGTAAAAACGGAAAACAAGGATCTACAGGAAATTAAAGTATTCATCCCCAAATTCCGTATTACAAGAAAAGGCCTCATCAAGGGCTTTTCCACAGATTGCGAAATAGGAGACATTAAGAAATATACAGATTCCCCAGTACCCATTCTAGAAGCCAGAAGATTGAATCGCAAAACAAGAAATCTACAAACAGGATTATGGGAATGGATACCCAGTGAATCCATAGTTATTACCTTTGAGGGCACAAATCTTCCAGACTACATCAAACTTTACAATTTGATCCACACTCCAGTAGAACTATACATTGAACCCCTTAAAATTTGTTATAACTGCTTCAAGACAGGACATACGACAAAATTCTGCCGTAGCGAACAGATATGCAAAAACTGCGGAAACCCAGGACACAATCTCTCTGACTGTCCAACAACAGATGCACCAACATGTGCACATTGTCGAGAGTCACACCAGACTTTACACCCAAGCTGCTCAACGTTTCAAACAACCAAAGAAATAAACAAGCAAATGTCGCTACTAAATATAAGCTTTTACGAAGCAAAACAAATAGTAACTAGAACCAACCcagaaataaagccaaaaagtGTACAAAACAACAAGGAAAACTATCCCCCCCTACGTTCTCAATCTCAAAATCACATCTTGCAACTCAAGGCAATCGGAGGACAACAGGCACCCGCCTCGTCATCAACTCCCACAAAAGCATGGACACAATCAACCACAGAAAACAACTATTTACGCAAAGTAACCACCACCGCACCAGTACAACAACAAAGACCAATATACAACCCACACGGTAACAACCCAGAAATTAGACAGAACTCATCTCCATCTATCATACGCACAACAACGATAACCAAAAaaatatccaatccccctaaTACAGTAGTCCGCACACATTCTCCTCCTAACACAAAACCATCCCCAGTAATCAAGCAATATAAACCAGCCCCTTCCACATCCTCAAAaccataa